AACACCCAACTTCAAGCAAAATTCGTTGTGGTCCTCTGCTCTGTCCACCATTTCACAAATGAGCTTCTGGTAGAGAAAAAAATTATCAGTTAGAAACTCATTTATCTTGATTGAAAAGACATGCCCAGGCGCTCGATATCCGGAAAAGGGAGCACCCTTAAACCAGGTGTCCGTATTGATGCCAAACCATCCCTGCCCATTGCCAAAATTGTATGGTTCATCATTAAAAAGATCTCTCATATAGAATCTCTCAGTAAAGTCTACAGTTATAGTCATATTTTTTTTCTTAAGGTTAAATTTCGATAGAACAATTCCAAGAGAAATCTCGTAAACACCCCAATAATTTGACATTTCATTATCATGATCAAAATAATAATAATCTGCAATAGATATTCTTGAGTAATAGCTAAAAAATTTATCCACATAATTATCAAATCTATATTCAGCATAATCAACATCAAGGGTTGTTCCTGATGAATATTTGCTGTCTTTAGGTATGGCTCTTGGATAGAGAACAAATCGCATAGAATAATTATCCTTCTTATATCCGAAAAGGATACCCATCTTAAAATCATGGAGTGTGAGTTCTCTCCCAAAGTTTAGACTACTCTTATAATGATTACCCATGCCCCCAATTCCAATTGAATATCTTTCAAAATGGTATATTGCTTGAAATGTCTCTGTATGAATAACCAGATTCGGGGAGAGAGCTCCAAGATAGGGATTACCGAATTTAAGGTCAAATTCCCATTCTTTCCTTGGAGTAAAATTAATATATATCATCTCAGGAAAGTTCCCATATAATCCTGATGTTGTAACATATTTATACCCCTCATCACCCCTGAAGTAATAACCAGTTCTTATCATAAAATCAAATGTTGCATATAATCTTCTAGCCATCTTTTTCTTTTTTTCTTTTTTTAATGCTTCTGCTTCATCTTCCTTCTGTTTTTTTAATTTCTCCTCCTCTTCCTTTATTTTTTCTTCCTTTTTTTTTGCTATCAAATCCTCTTGCTGCTTTTTGATCCTCATTCTATAGGCGTCAGGCAGCCATTTAATCACCTCCTCATTGTCAGGATCAATTTTTAACACATATTCACCAGTAAATACCGCCTTTCCATATAGTCCAGTCTTATAATAGAGAAATCCAACCCGTTCATGAGATGGCAATTGATCAGGATTTCTCCTCACTGCCTCTTCATAATTTATGATCGCATCCTCGTAGTTACCCTGAAGCTCCTGAACCCAGGCTTTATTATGAAAGACCTTTGCAGAGGATTTGTTAAATATTTCAATTGATTTGTTAAATTCACTTATCGCTTCACTATATCTCTTTTTATTCCCAAATTCTACACCTCGCTTATTCAAGGCAGAAGGACTTTTGGAATGGAGTGGAGTAATTAATGTGAATATGAATAATATTACTATAACTAATTCAGGCTTAGCTATATTATACAGATTAGTATAGTAGATATAGAAAGATATAATTTCTGCAAATTTTGGAAATTTCATTGTAATCTCATTCTGAATAATTTGCTATAATCGAATGAAATGGATATAACCTGTATGGATGTATAGGCTTAAACGACCTTAATAAGAGTGTAATAAATATTCAATATATAATATTTAATATCTTAATTTAACGGGATTATTATTTACAATAGATTCCCATTAACTTCGTCAAGCATTAACTATAACCTATTAATAATATTATACTAAATTCCCACAAAATAAAGTATTTTTTCGTATAATCAACACTATCAAGGACGTATGAATTAATCCCATACCCTAAAGAATAAATAAATATTACAGGCAATCATTTTTTTTATTGACACTTATGTCACATTGGTGTAATTTTTGGGGAAAAGTGGGGATTTGTGTAAAATATTCCCTATGATTATGACAAGAAGGAGATTTTAGCATGTTTATGGGTGAATACCACCCAACGCTAGACGAGAAATGCAGGGTCGCAATACCTGTAAAATTAAGAAGAGCCTATGGCGAGGATGCCATAATAAACAGACTCGTAATTACACATGGTTTTGATAAATGCATAATGGCCT
This genomic stretch from Spirochaetota bacterium harbors:
- a CDS encoding tetratricopeptide repeat protein yields the protein MKFPKFAEIISFYIYYTNLYNIAKPELVIVILFIFTLITPLHSKSPSALNKRGVEFGNKKRYSEAISEFNKSIEIFNKSSAKVFHNKAWVQELQGNYEDAIINYEEAVRRNPDQLPSHERVGFLYYKTGLYGKAVFTGEYVLKIDPDNEEVIKWLPDAYRMRIKKQQEDLIAKKKEEKIKEEEEKLKKQKEDEAEALKKEKKKKMARRLYATFDFMIRTGYYFRGDEGYKYVTTSGLYGNFPEMIYINFTPRKEWEFDLKFGNPYLGALSPNLVIHTETFQAIYHFERYSIGIGGMGNHYKSSLNFGRELTLHDFKMGILFGYKKDNYSMRFVLYPRAIPKDSKYSSGTTLDVDYAEYRFDNYVDKFFSYYSRISIADYYYFDHDNEMSNYWGVYEISLGIVLSKFNLKKKNMTITVDFTERFYMRDLFNDEPYNFGNGQGWFGINTDTWFKGAPFSGYRAPGHVFSIKINEFLTDNFFLYQKLICEMVDRAEDHNEFCLKLGVGGTY